The following coding sequences are from one uncultured Methanobrevibacter sp. window:
- the tgtA gene encoding tRNA guanosine(15) transglycosylase TgtA translates to MFEIKAKDMRGRVGVLKTKHGDVKTPNLMPVIHPRKQTINVKDYGADIVITNAYLIYKDEDLSKKALDVGLHELINFDGPIMTDSGSFQLSVYGDVDITNKEVIEFQEAIGTDIGTSLDIPTGPYVDREKAEEDLEITIERAKEAISFVKDNDYEMKINSVVQGSTYPDLREYCATELTKLDADLYPIGAVVPLMEMYHYRDLVDAVMHSVKCLPDSKARHLMGAGHPMIFALCVAMGCDLFDSAAYILYAEGDRFLTTRGTIKLENMTEMPCSCEVCCKYTPDDLRAMDKEERVKLIAQHNLHVSFAELRLIRQAIAEGSLMELVEERCRAHPMLLDALRHLGEYSEDLEKYDPRSKKSAFFYTGPESLKRAEVTRHLKQLENMDKKKNLVVLPAYRKPYSKYLSNTFKEFLVYAKDESKGEDEPCLIDNKETDFAVLDIPFCLIPLELDEVYPLSQSDAPKIHDKIAVEFVRDFLVDFAENYDNVLIHPKVLDELELDFIEEYAHPEEIKFEKDDIKKLKAIADYQFGHGAGDALFTGKIKIEKSKKTGKIRHVFDKNQNIVNMRASDSFLILSKLGAKRLATLEGMRNKVMIDNSVESFARDGKSVFAKFIKDCDENIRSNDEVLIVNEEGELLAFGKALLNHKEMLDFKTGQAIKTRKGFKK, encoded by the coding sequence ATGTTTGAAATTAAAGCAAAAGATATGAGAGGAAGAGTGGGAGTCTTAAAGACAAAGCATGGAGATGTCAAGACCCCTAACTTGATGCCTGTAATCCATCCAAGAAAGCAAACCATAAACGTTAAGGATTATGGTGCAGACATAGTAATCACAAATGCTTATTTGATTTATAAGGATGAGGACTTAAGCAAGAAGGCATTGGATGTTGGATTGCATGAACTAATCAACTTTGATGGTCCAATCATGACTGATTCCGGTTCATTCCAATTATCCGTTTATGGTGATGTGGACATTACAAACAAGGAGGTCATTGAGTTTCAGGAAGCTATTGGAACTGATATAGGAACTTCCCTTGATATTCCAACTGGCCCTTATGTAGATAGGGAGAAAGCTGAAGAAGACCTTGAAATCACCATTGAACGTGCTAAAGAGGCTATCAGTTTTGTTAAGGATAATGATTATGAAATGAAAATTAACTCTGTGGTTCAAGGATCCACATATCCTGATTTACGTGAATACTGTGCAACTGAGCTTACCAAGCTTGATGCAGACTTGTATCCGATTGGTGCAGTTGTTCCGCTAATGGAAATGTATCACTACAGAGACCTTGTTGATGCAGTAATGCATTCAGTCAAATGCTTGCCGGACTCTAAGGCACGTCATTTGATGGGTGCAGGACATCCTATGATCTTTGCACTTTGTGTAGCTATGGGGTGCGATTTATTCGATTCTGCAGCTTATATATTATATGCTGAAGGTGACAGATTCCTCACTACAAGAGGTACAATTAAGCTAGAGAACATGACAGAAATGCCTTGTTCCTGTGAAGTCTGCTGCAAATACACTCCAGATGACTTAAGGGCAATGGATAAGGAAGAGAGAGTTAAACTTATAGCTCAGCATAACCTTCATGTAAGCTTTGCAGAACTTAGACTTATCAGACAAGCCATTGCTGAAGGAAGCTTGATGGAACTTGTAGAGGAACGTTGCAGAGCTCACCCTATGCTTCTTGATGCATTAAGGCATTTAGGTGAGTACAGTGAAGACTTGGAAAAGTATGACCCTAGAAGCAAAAAGTCTGCATTTTTCTACACTGGCCCTGAATCTTTGAAAAGAGCAGAAGTTACAAGACATCTCAAACAATTGGAAAACATGGACAAGAAGAAAAATCTTGTTGTTCTTCCAGCTTATAGAAAACCTTACAGCAAGTATTTATCAAATACTTTTAAGGAATTCCTTGTTTATGCAAAGGATGAATCCAAAGGTGAAGATGAACCTTGCCTAATTGATAATAAGGAAACCGATTTTGCTGTTTTGGATATTCCATTCTGCTTGATTCCACTTGAATTGGATGAGGTTTATCCATTAAGCCAAAGTGATGCCCCTAAGATTCATGATAAGATTGCCGTTGAGTTTGTAAGAGACTTCCTAGTTGATTTTGCAGAAAATTATGATAATGTATTGATTCATCCTAAGGTTTTGGATGAGCTTGAACTTGATTTCATTGAAGAATACGCACATCCTGAAGAAATCAAGTTTGAAAAGGATGACATCAAAAAATTAAAGGCAATTGCTGATTATCAATTTGGCCATGGTGCTGGAGATGCCTTATTCACTGGAAAGATTAAAATAGAAAAGAGTAAGAAAACAGGCAAAATAAGGCATGTATTTGATAAGAATCAAAATATTGTAAACATGAGAGCTTCTGACAGTTTCCTGATTCTATCCAAATTAGGTGCAAAAAGACTTGCAACTCTTGAAGGAATGAGAAACAAGGTCATGATTGATAACAGTGTTGAATCATTTGCCCGTGATGGAAAAAGCGTTTTTGCAAAGTTCATTAAGGATTGTGATGAGAACATCAGATCCAATGATGAAGTGTTGATAGTGAATGAAGAAGGTGAACTTTTAGCATTTGGTAAAGCACTTTTAAATCACAAAGAGATGCTAGACTTTAAAACTGGTCAAGCTATTAAAACAAGAAAAGGATTTAAAAAATAA
- a CDS encoding nascent polypeptide-associated complex protein — protein sequence MIPGMSPKQMKNMQRQMKKMGMDMKEIEGVQEVIIRCDDKDLIISPADVSLMTVMGQETYQVTGTAVEVEKEIEIPQEDIEMVANTAGVSAADAEEALRETGGDLAEAILKLNG from the coding sequence ATGATACCTGGCATGAGCCCAAAACAAATGAAGAATATGCAAAGACAAATGAAGAAAATGGGTATGGACATGAAGGAAATTGAAGGTGTCCAAGAAGTTATTATTCGTTGTGATGATAAGGATTTAATCATTTCACCTGCAGATGTAAGCTTAATGACTGTTATGGGTCAAGAAACATATCAAGTCACTGGAACTGCAGTTGAAGTTGAAAAGGAAATTGAAATTCCACAAGAAGACATTGAAATGGTTGCCAATACCGCTGGAGTAAGTGCCGCAGATGCTGAAGAGGCATTAAGAGAAACCGGTGGAGACTTGGCAGAAGCTATTTTGAAATTAAATGGATAG
- a CDS encoding MnmC family methyltransferase has protein sequence MSYVEESTVIDETIYDLINEAFDNEREYKDAKYRNSIFSKYNDYFVKTDDGSYSIKSKEINHKVETLHTSTGAISESFEKFIKPLKLDYGEDIAILDICAGLGYNSSAAIDDFMKNSDRNLHIDMLEISKPTLAAGLMVPSPIEAHDITKKAIEQSLIDCGYASLELESTEIPSNIDLKIHIDDARQVIQKLPDKTYDAIFLDPFSQNMSPELVSLEFFKQFRRVIKDNGIVCTYTSSSPVRMAFIEADFYVSLGPIFGRFQGGTLASPNPKNLTKSLPKNDEIKMALSDVGIPFRDPNLNLSSQEILDNRTEERHIARHNTKISSAVKTPIFLGQEMDDEPLKRRVERNLAKMNIPGVLSEEALYIVGPENDYKEEYLEDNNTRTRVLEMMKRLDEIKNNSKLSLKENGE, from the coding sequence ATGAGCTATGTTGAAGAGTCTACTGTAATTGATGAAACCATTTATGATTTAATAAATGAAGCATTTGACAATGAGAGAGAATACAAGGATGCCAAGTATAGAAATTCCATATTCTCTAAATATAATGACTATTTTGTGAAAACAGATGATGGATCATACAGCATCAAGTCAAAGGAAATAAATCATAAAGTCGAAACCCTGCATACATCAACAGGTGCAATCAGTGAATCATTTGAAAAGTTCATAAAGCCATTAAAGCTTGATTATGGTGAAGACATAGCTATTCTAGACATCTGTGCAGGACTTGGATACAATTCATCTGCAGCTATTGATGACTTCATGAAAAACAGTGATAGGAATCTTCACATTGACATGCTTGAAATATCCAAGCCAACCCTTGCAGCTGGATTGATGGTTCCTTCTCCAATAGAAGCTCATGACATTACCAAAAAGGCAATAGAGCAATCATTAATCGATTGTGGATATGCATCATTGGAACTTGAAAGCACTGAAATTCCATCAAACATTGACTTGAAGATTCATATTGATGATGCAAGGCAAGTCATACAGAAACTCCCTGACAAGACTTATGATGCAATATTTTTGGATCCTTTCAGTCAAAATATGTCTCCTGAGCTGGTCTCATTAGAATTTTTTAAACAATTTAGAAGAGTCATTAAAGATAATGGAATAGTCTGTACATATACTTCATCTTCTCCGGTAAGAATGGCATTTATTGAAGCGGATTTTTATGTATCCTTAGGTCCAATCTTCGGACGTTTTCAAGGTGGAACATTGGCTTCACCAAATCCTAAGAATCTCACTAAATCACTTCCAAAGAATGATGAGATAAAGATGGCATTGTCTGACGTTGGAATTCCATTTAGAGATCCAAATCTCAATCTTTCATCACAAGAGATACTTGATAATAGAACTGAAGAAAGACATATTGCACGTCATAACACTAAAATATCATCTGCAGTCAAGACTCCAATATTTTTAGGCCAAGAGATGGATGACGAGCCACTCAAAAGAAGAGTAGAAAGGAATTTAGCTAAAATGAACATTCCTGGAGTTTTATCTGAAGAGGCATTATATATTGTAGGGCCTGAAAATGACTATAAAGAGGAATATCTTGAGGATAACAATACCAGAACACGTGTTTTGGAAATGATGAAACGTTTGGATGAGATTAAAAATAACAGTAAACTCTCTCTTAAGGAAAATGGGGAATGA
- a CDS encoding flavodoxin domain-containing protein produces MKIIIYASQYGSTKQYADELSKRTGIETVEYTEITDINQYDTIVYLGPLYAGSVMGLKKTLNKIRDVQDKKLIVGTVGLADPNDKKNREEIMNGIKQQVHGCIYNKARVYFLRGAIDYSNLNLKHKTMMAFIHRKVKGMKEEERTAEINAVIETYGKNVSYIDFDTLNPIIDEIQ; encoded by the coding sequence ATGAAAATAATAATTTATGCGTCTCAATACGGTTCAACAAAGCAGTATGCTGATGAGTTGTCTAAAAGAACAGGTATTGAAACAGTGGAATACACTGAGATTACAGACATAAATCAGTATGATACAATAGTTTATCTTGGACCTTTATACGCTGGAAGCGTCATGGGTCTAAAAAAGACCCTAAATAAAATCAGGGATGTTCAAGATAAGAAACTTATCGTTGGAACCGTTGGATTGGCAGACCCTAATGATAAAAAGAATAGGGAAGAGATCATGAATGGAATAAAGCAGCAGGTTCATGGATGCATTTATAATAAGGCAAGAGTATATTTCTTGAGAGGTGCAATAGATTATTCCAATCTTAATCTAAAGCACAAAACAATGATGGCATTTATCCATAGGAAAGTAAAAGGGATGAAGGAAGAGGAAAGGACCGCAGAGATAAATGCAGTAATTGAAACATATGGAAAGAATGTCAGTTATATTGATTTTGATACTTTGAATCCAATAATCGATGAAATTCAATAG